The following are encoded in a window of uncultured Pseudomonas sp. genomic DNA:
- a CDS encoding sodium:solute symporter produces MDFYEIFNWCLLIVTFAVMIGIGFLSSRKVKDSDEGGFLLAGRSLGAFVGASTIVATGFSGWGFMGSPAVTYKFGAIELLGNFFFAPAMMIAVLFFANHMQKRALTMGSNTIPEYIAQIHGSGNGGRLLQGVAALMTIILLMVFLVSQIKAVGMLGASWLNIEMTSSAWLMISVIILYTMLGGLAAVAWTDTVMVCGMAVAAIVIMIQMFTSVDLGLWQSNLNAIDPNLLNPSTAAPYGDSKASVFLVLPYAFLFAAVLPYMAIRFLAFKPKVKMHKVGIYVAILGLLLSLIPLVGLYMRAFGPELADPDNTMPMYLQTFMHPALQGIITLFIIFAMKSTANSMLHTVASATSHDLRLAFNKNAKVDSAQALVINRVAVVALGLLGLLMMMYAPPFMLSWLGILGSGTLLAAMIGPVFISTFWQGNVAGALTAMLVGFFTSGGLLLTTDIGWVEGPLVGCVASSLCYVLVSIMTRTRVPVLQNGH; encoded by the coding sequence ATGGACTTTTATGAGATTTTCAATTGGTGCCTGCTGATCGTGACCTTCGCGGTCATGATCGGTATCGGTTTTCTCTCCTCACGCAAAGTCAAAGACAGCGACGAAGGTGGCTTCTTGCTTGCTGGTCGTAGCCTCGGTGCCTTTGTCGGCGCCAGTACCATTGTTGCCACCGGCTTCAGTGGCTGGGGCTTTATGGGCTCCCCGGCAGTGACCTACAAGTTTGGTGCCATCGAGTTGTTGGGTAACTTCTTCTTCGCCCCGGCGATGATGATTGCGGTGTTGTTCTTCGCCAATCACATGCAGAAACGCGCGCTGACCATGGGCAGCAACACTATTCCCGAGTACATCGCGCAGATTCACGGCAGTGGTAACGGTGGGCGTCTGTTGCAGGGCGTGGCGGCGCTGATGACCATCATCCTGCTGATGGTGTTCCTGGTCAGCCAGATCAAGGCGGTCGGCATGCTCGGTGCCTCCTGGCTGAATATCGAGATGACCAGCAGCGCTTGGCTGATGATCTCGGTCATCATCCTCTACACCATGCTCGGCGGCCTGGCTGCAGTGGCCTGGACCGACACCGTGATGGTCTGCGGCATGGCGGTGGCGGCGATTGTGATCATGATCCAGATGTTCACCAGCGTCGATTTGGGCCTGTGGCAGAGCAACCTTAATGCCATCGACCCGAACCTGCTCAATCCGAGCACGGCGGCGCCCTATGGCGACAGCAAGGCTTCGGTGTTTTTGGTGCTGCCCTATGCCTTCCTGTTCGCCGCGGTACTGCCGTACATGGCGATTCGCTTTTTGGCCTTCAAGCCCAAGGTGAAGATGCACAAGGTCGGCATTTATGTAGCGATTCTCGGCTTGTTGCTCAGTCTGATCCCGCTGGTTGGCCTGTATATGCGCGCCTTCGGCCCGGAACTGGCCGACCCGGATAATACGATGCCGATGTACCTGCAGACCTTCATGCACCCGGCGCTGCAGGGGATCATCACCCTGTTCATCATCTTCGCCATGAAGTCCACCGCCAACTCGATGCTGCACACCGTGGCCTCGGCCACCTCGCATGACCTGCGTCTGGCCTTCAATAAAAACGCCAAAGTGGACTCGGCACAAGCGCTGGTCATCAACCGTGTGGCGGTCGTTGCGCTGGGCCTGTTGGGTCTGTTGATGATGATGTACGCGCCGCCGTTCATGTTGTCCTGGTTGGGTATTCTTGGGTCCGGCACCCTGCTGGCGGCAATGATCGGTCCGGTGTTCATTTCCACCTTCTGGCAGGGCAATGTGGCGGGCGCGCTGACCGCCATGCTGGTGGGCTTCTTCACCAGCGGTGGGCTGCTGTTGACCACAGATATTGGCTGGGTCGAGGGGCCGCTGGTCGGCTGTGTGGCCTCGTCCTTATGTTACGTGCTGGTCTCTATCATGACCCGCACGCGAGTGCCGGTGCTGCAGAACGGGCACTAA
- a CDS encoding GlxA family transcriptional regulator, translating into MAQAFSALAPADNAPGTVPAPQVKTFGFLLSENFTTIGFACAIETLRMANLAAKKPLYRTLLIAAEREPVCASNGMWVVPDHSISDAPALDTLFVVGSNPIPAKHNRNLLNWLRKLSQQHVPLAGICTGSHLLASADLLKGYRCTIHWEDIEQLKEKFPGIIISNQLFELDRDRYTCSGGTASMDMTLQLVAREPDGVEIATRAAELLLCDRMRGSREQQRVPLRQKLGNAQPKLSQIVAIMEANLEEPLELEELAQLNEMSVRQLERLFHKYLERKPSQYYLELRLNRARDLLLRSESQVRDIALLCGFASPAHFSKCYSRLFGHSPRGERKQNALS; encoded by the coding sequence ATGGCACAAGCCTTTTCCGCCTTGGCGCCGGCTGATAACGCACCTGGAACGGTGCCAGCCCCACAGGTGAAAACCTTTGGCTTCCTGCTGAGTGAAAACTTCACCACGATCGGCTTTGCCTGTGCGATCGAGACACTGCGCATGGCCAACCTGGCCGCCAAAAAGCCCCTCTACCGCACGCTGTTGATCGCCGCCGAACGCGAGCCGGTATGTGCCAGTAACGGCATGTGGGTGGTACCGGATCACTCGATCAGCGATGCCCCCGCGCTGGACACCCTGTTCGTAGTCGGTAGCAACCCAATCCCGGCCAAGCACAATCGCAACCTGCTCAACTGGCTGCGTAAGCTGTCCCAGCAGCATGTACCGCTGGCCGGCATCTGTACCGGCAGCCACCTGCTGGCCAGCGCGGATCTGCTCAAGGGTTACCGCTGCACCATCCACTGGGAAGACATCGAACAGCTCAAGGAAAAATTCCCCGGCATCATCATCTCCAATCAGCTGTTCGAGCTGGATCGAGACCGCTACACCTGCTCCGGCGGCACCGCGTCCATGGACATGACCCTACAGCTGGTCGCCCGCGAACCAGACGGCGTGGAGATCGCCACGCGCGCCGCCGAACTGCTGCTCTGCGACCGCATGCGCGGCTCGCGCGAACAACAACGCGTGCCCTTGCGGCAGAAACTCGGCAATGCCCAGCCAAAGCTGAGCCAGATAGTCGCGATTATGGAAGCCAACCTGGAAGAGCCGCTGGAGCTGGAAGAGCTGGCCCAACTCAACGAGATGTCGGTGCGCCAACTGGAGCGACTGTTCCACAAATACCTGGAACGCAAGCCCAGCCAGTACTACCTGGAACTGCGCCTGAACCGCGCCCGTGACCTGCTGTTGCGCAGTGAGTCTCAGGTGCGCGACATCGCCCTGCTCTGTGGTTTCGCTTCGCCGGCGCATTTCTCCAAGTGTTACAGCCGTCTCTTCGGCCACTCACCACGCGGCGAACGCAAACAGAACGCCTTGAGCTGA
- the glyA gene encoding serine hydroxymethyltransferase: protein MFSKQDQIQGYDDELLNAINAEEARQEHHIELIASENYTSQRVMEAQGSGLTNKYAEGYPGKRYYGGCEHVDVVEQLAIDRAKQLFGADYANVQPHSGSSANSAVYLALINAGDTILGMSLAHGGHLTHGAKVSSSGKLYNAVQYGIDTATGLIDYDEVERLAVECQPKMIVAGFSAYSKTLDFPRFRAIADKVGALLFVDMAHVAGLVAAGLYPNPIPFADVVTTTTHKTLRGPRGGLILAKANPDIEKKLNSAVFPGAQGGPLMHVIAAKAVCFKEAMEPGFKTYQQQVIDNAQAMAKVFIERGFDVVSGGTDNHLFLVSLIRQGLTGKDADAALGRAGITVNKNAVPNDPQSPFVTSGLRIGTPAITTRGLKEAQSIALAGWICDILDHLGDADVEAQVAKLAAGLCADYPVYR, encoded by the coding sequence ATGTTCAGTAAACAAGATCAAATCCAGGGCTACGACGACGAACTGCTTAACGCGATTAACGCCGAAGAGGCGCGTCAAGAGCATCACATTGAACTGATCGCCTCGGAAAACTACACCAGCCAGCGGGTGATGGAAGCTCAGGGCAGCGGCCTGACCAACAAATACGCCGAAGGCTATCCGGGCAAGCGTTATTACGGCGGTTGTGAGCATGTTGACGTGGTCGAGCAGCTGGCCATCGACCGCGCCAAGCAACTGTTCGGTGCCGATTACGCCAACGTCCAGCCGCACTCCGGCTCATCCGCCAACAGCGCGGTGTACCTGGCGCTGATCAATGCTGGCGACACCATCCTCGGTATGAGCCTGGCCCACGGCGGTCACCTGACCCACGGTGCCAAGGTGTCGTCTTCGGGCAAGCTGTACAACGCGGTGCAGTACGGCATCGACACGGCCACCGGCTTGATCGATTACGACGAGGTTGAGCGTCTGGCCGTCGAGTGCCAGCCGAAGATGATCGTGGCCGGCTTCAGCGCCTACTCGAAGACCCTGGATTTCCCGCGTTTTCGCGCCATCGCCGATAAGGTCGGAGCGCTGTTGTTCGTCGACATGGCCCACGTTGCTGGTCTGGTCGCTGCCGGTCTGTATCCCAACCCGATTCCCTTCGCCGATGTGGTCACTACCACCACGCACAAAACCCTGCGCGGCCCGCGTGGCGGCCTGATTCTGGCCAAGGCCAATCCTGACATCGAGAAGAAGCTCAACTCAGCGGTGTTCCCTGGCGCGCAAGGCGGCCCGCTGATGCACGTGATCGCCGCCAAGGCGGTGTGCTTTAAAGAGGCCATGGAGCCGGGGTTCAAGACTTACCAGCAGCAGGTGATCGATAACGCCCAGGCCATGGCCAAGGTGTTTATCGAGCGCGGTTTCGACGTGGTTTCCGGTGGCACCGACAACCACCTGTTTTTGGTCAGCCTGATCCGTCAGGGCCTCACCGGCAAAGACGCCGACGCGGCGCTCGGCCGGGCGGGTATCACGGTGAACAAGAACGCCGTACCGAATGACCCACAGTCGCCCTTTGTCACCTCCGGGCTGCGCATCGGTACGCCGGCGATCACCACACGCGGTCTCAAGGAAGCGCAGAGCATCGCCTTGGCCGGCTGGATTTGCGACATCCTCGATCACCTTGGTGATGCCGACGTCGAGGCCCAGGTGGCCAAGCTGGCGGCCGGACTGTGTGCGGATTACCCGGTGTATCGCTGA
- a CDS encoding sarcosine oxidase subunit beta family protein: MQRYSGFGLFKHSFSHHENWQRMWRNPTPKKVYDVIIVGGGGHGLATAYYLAKEFGVKNVAVIEKGWLGGGNTARNTTIVRSNYLWDESAQLYEHAMKLWEGLSQDINYNVMFSQRGVFNLGHSLQDMRDIERRVSANRLNGIDGEVLNAKQVEELIPYMDCSKNTRYPVMGASLQRRGGVARHDAVAWGYARAADALGVDLIQQTEVTGFRKENGVCIGVETNKGFIGGKRVGVVTAGNSGHMAKLAGFRMPLESHPLQALVSEPIKPIIDSVIMSNAVHGYISQSDKGDLVIGAGIDGYNGYGQRGSYPTIEHTLQAIVELFPVLSRVRMNRQWGGIVDTTPDACPIISKTPVKNLFFNCGWGTGGFKATPGSGHVFAASLAKGEMHELAKPFAMDRFYNGALIDEHGAAGVAH; this comes from the coding sequence ATGCAACGTTATTCCGGCTTCGGCCTGTTCAAACACTCGTTCAGCCACCATGAAAACTGGCAGCGCATGTGGCGCAACCCGACCCCCAAGAAGGTCTATGACGTGATCATCGTCGGCGGTGGCGGCCATGGTCTGGCCACCGCCTATTACCTGGCCAAAGAATTTGGCGTGAAGAACGTCGCGGTGATCGAGAAGGGCTGGTTGGGCGGCGGTAATACCGCGCGCAACACCACGATCGTGCGTTCCAACTACCTGTGGGACGAGTCGGCGCAGCTCTACGAGCACGCCATGAAGCTGTGGGAAGGCCTGTCCCAGGACATCAACTACAACGTCATGTTTTCCCAGCGCGGGGTGTTCAACCTCGGCCACTCGCTGCAGGACATGCGCGACATCGAGCGTCGAGTCAGCGCCAACCGCCTCAACGGTATCGACGGCGAGGTGCTCAATGCCAAGCAGGTCGAGGAACTGATTCCGTACATGGATTGCAGCAAGAACACCCGTTACCCGGTAATGGGTGCTTCGCTGCAACGGCGTGGCGGCGTTGCCCGTCACGATGCTGTGGCCTGGGGTTATGCCCGCGCCGCTGACGCCCTGGGCGTTGACCTGATTCAGCAGACTGAAGTGACCGGCTTCCGCAAGGAAAACGGCGTGTGCATCGGCGTGGAGACCAACAAGGGCTTTATCGGCGGCAAGCGCGTCGGCGTGGTCACTGCGGGTAACTCGGGACACATGGCCAAGCTGGCGGGCTTCCGCATGCCACTGGAATCGCACCCGTTGCAGGCACTGGTGTCCGAGCCGATCAAGCCGATCATCGACAGCGTGATCATGTCCAACGCGGTGCACGGCTATATCAGCCAGTCGGACAAGGGCGACCTGGTTATCGGCGCCGGTATCGACGGCTATAACGGTTACGGTCAGCGCGGTTCCTACCCGACCATCGAACACACCCTGCAAGCCATTGTTGAGCTGTTCCCGGTGCTCTCGCGCGTGCGCATGAACCGCCAGTGGGGCGGCATCGTCGACACCACCCCGGACGCCTGCCCAATCATCAGCAAGACCCCGGTGAAGAACCTGTTCTTCAACTGCGGCTGGGGCACTGGCGGCTTCAAGGCCACCCCCGGTTCCGGTCACGTATTCGCCGCCAGTCTGGCCAAAGGCGAAATGCATGAGCTGGCCAAACCCTTCGCCATGGACCGTTTCTATAACGGTGCCTTGATCGACGAGCACGGCGCTGCCGGCGTCGCCCACTAA
- a CDS encoding sarcosine oxidase subunit delta — MLNIFCPHCGELRAEEEFHSAGQAHIPRPLDPSTCTDEEWGEYLFFRDNPRGIHHELWIHAAGCRQYFNATRDTISYEIFETYKIGEKPSVTAKAESAPQTRRTAGAKA; from the coding sequence ATGCTCAATATCTTCTGTCCCCATTGTGGCGAGCTGCGCGCCGAAGAAGAGTTCCACTCGGCCGGTCAGGCGCACATCCCGCGTCCACTGGACCCAAGCACCTGCACCGATGAGGAGTGGGGCGAGTACCTGTTCTTCCGCGACAACCCGCGCGGTATCCACCACGAGTTGTGGATCCATGCGGCGGGCTGCCGGCAGTACTTCAACGCCACCCGCGACACCATCAGCTATGAAATTTTCGAAACCTACAAAATCGGTGAAAAGCCGAGCGTGACCGCCAAGGCCGAGAGCGCTCCGCAGACCCGCCGCACGGCAGGAGCAAAGGCATGA
- a CDS encoding sarcosine oxidase subunit alpha, producing the protein MSQINRLSRGGRIDRSQPLTFNFNGETYQGYAGDTLAAALLANGVDVVGRSFKYSRPRGIVAAGAEEPNAVLQIGSNEAVTIPNVRATQQALYPGLTATSVNGWPSVNTDLMGILGKVGGKMMPPGFYYKTFMYPQNLWLTYEKYIRKAAGLGRAPKENDPDSYDYLNQHCDVLVVGGGAAGLAAALAAGRSGARVILADEQEEFGGHLLDSRETLDGKPACEWVAKVLAELASMPEVTLLPRATVHGYHDHNFLTIHERLTDHLGETAPLGQVRQRLHRVRAKRVVLATGAHERPLVYANNDVPGNMLAGAVSTYVRRYGVAPGKRLLLSTTNDYAYRVALDWLEAGLQVVAIADARPNPKGAWVEEARAKGLRVMTGSAVIEVRGSKRVSAAGVARIDAQAHKVIGAVDWLECDLVASSGGYSPVVHLASHLGGRPVWREDILAFVPGEGFQQRVCAGAVNGVFAIGDVLADGFEAGAKAATEAGFKPVSGELPKVFGRHEEPSIALFQVPHDKSTARAPKQFVDLQNDVTAAGIELATREGFESVEHVKRYTALGFGTDQGKLGNINGLAIAARSMGISITQMGTTMFRPNYTPVTFGAVAGRNCGALFDPVRYTALHSWHLKNGAEFEDVGQWKRPWYFPKRGEDMHAAVGRECKAVRDSVGILDASTLGKIDIQGADAREFLNRVYTNAWTKLDVGKARYGLMCKEDGMVFDDGVTACLADNHFVMTTTTGGAARVMQWLEIYHQTEWPELKVYFTSVTDHWATMTLSGPNSRKLLAEVTDIDLSKEAFPFMAWKEGLVGGVPARVFRISFTGELSYEVNVQADYAMGVMEKIVEAGKKYNLTPYGTETMHVLRAEKGFIIIGQDTDGSVTPDDLNMGWCVGRTKPFSWIGWRGMNRQDCVREDRKQLVGLKPLNPDKVLPEGAQLVFDAKQPVPMSMVGHVTSSYFSTCMGHSFAMALVKGGLTRMGERVFAPLADGSMIEAEIVSAVFLDPKGERQNI; encoded by the coding sequence ATGAGCCAGATCAATCGTCTTTCCCGGGGCGGGCGCATCGACCGCAGCCAGCCGCTGACCTTCAACTTCAACGGCGAGACCTACCAGGGTTATGCCGGCGACACCCTGGCCGCTGCTCTGCTGGCCAATGGTGTTGATGTGGTCGGCCGTAGCTTCAAGTATTCGCGTCCACGCGGCATCGTCGCTGCCGGTGCCGAAGAGCCCAACGCCGTGCTGCAGATCGGCTCGAACGAAGCAGTCACCATCCCTAACGTGCGGGCCACCCAGCAGGCGCTGTACCCCGGCCTCACGGCCACCAGCGTAAACGGCTGGCCGAGCGTCAACACTGATCTGATGGGCATTCTCGGCAAGGTTGGCGGGAAGATGATGCCGCCGGGCTTCTACTACAAGACTTTCATGTACCCGCAAAACCTCTGGCTGACCTACGAGAAGTACATTCGTAAGGCTGCAGGTCTTGGCCGCGCACCGAAGGAAAATGATCCCGACAGCTACGACTACCTAAACCAGCACTGCGACGTGCTGGTGGTCGGTGGCGGCGCCGCTGGTCTGGCCGCCGCCCTGGCTGCCGGGCGCAGTGGGGCACGGGTGATTCTGGCTGACGAACAGGAAGAGTTTGGCGGGCACTTGCTCGACAGCCGCGAAACCCTTGACGGTAAACCGGCTTGTGAATGGGTCGCCAAGGTGCTCGCCGAATTGGCTAGCATGCCTGAGGTGACGTTGTTGCCACGGGCCACCGTGCACGGCTACCACGACCATAACTTTCTGACCATTCACGAGCGTCTTACCGACCACCTCGGCGAGACCGCGCCGCTGGGACAGGTGCGTCAACGCCTGCACCGGGTACGCGCCAAGCGTGTGGTGCTGGCCACCGGCGCTCACGAGCGGCCGCTGGTGTATGCGAACAACGACGTGCCGGGCAATATGCTTGCCGGCGCAGTGTCCACCTACGTGCGCCGTTATGGCGTGGCACCGGGCAAGCGCTTGCTGCTCTCGACCACCAACGACTATGCCTACCGTGTCGCCCTGGACTGGCTGGAAGCCGGCCTGCAGGTGGTGGCGATCGCCGATGCACGGCCTAACCCGAAGGGCGCTTGGGTCGAAGAAGCGCGGGCCAAGGGCCTGCGTGTGATGACCGGCAGTGCGGTGATCGAAGTGCGTGGCAGCAAGCGCGTCAGCGCGGCAGGTGTGGCGCGGATTGATGCGCAGGCACACAAGGTTATTGGCGCCGTTGACTGGCTGGAGTGCGATCTGGTGGCCAGTTCCGGTGGCTACAGCCCGGTGGTACACCTGGCTTCGCACCTGGGTGGTCGGCCGGTGTGGCGTGAGGACATTCTCGCCTTCGTACCCGGTGAAGGTTTCCAGCAGCGAGTCTGTGCCGGTGCGGTGAATGGTGTGTTTGCCATCGGCGATGTCCTTGCCGATGGTTTCGAAGCCGGCGCCAAGGCTGCCACCGAGGCGGGCTTCAAGCCGGTCAGCGGCGAGTTGCCGAAAGTCTTCGGTCGCCACGAAGAGCCGAGCATCGCGCTGTTCCAGGTACCCCATGACAAGTCCACGGCGCGCGCACCGAAGCAATTCGTTGACCTGCAGAACGACGTCACCGCGGCCGGCATCGAGTTGGCCACCCGTGAGGGTTTTGAGTCGGTCGAGCACGTCAAGCGCTACACCGCGCTGGGTTTCGGCACCGACCAGGGCAAGCTGGGTAACATCAACGGCCTGGCCATCGCGGCCCGTTCCATGGGCATCAGCATCACGCAGATGGGCACCACCATGTTCCGCCCGAACTACACCCCGGTTACGTTCGGTGCGGTGGCTGGGCGTAACTGCGGCGCGCTGTTTGACCCGGTGCGCTACACCGCGCTGCACAGCTGGCACCTGAAGAACGGCGCCGAGTTTGAGGACGTTGGCCAGTGGAAGCGCCCTTGGTACTTCCCTAAGCGCGGGGAGGACATGCATGCCGCGGTCGGCCGCGAATGCAAGGCGGTACGCGACAGCGTCGGCATCCTTGATGCGTCGACCCTGGGCAAGATCGACATCCAGGGCGCGGATGCCCGCGAGTTTCTTAACCGCGTGTACACCAATGCCTGGACCAAGCTGGACGTGGGCAAAGCCCGTTACGGCCTGATGTGCAAAGAAGACGGCATGGTCTTCGACGACGGTGTGACGGCCTGCCTGGCCGACAACCACTTCGTCATGACCACCACCACCGGTGGCGCCGCGCGCGTTATGCAATGGCTGGAGATTTACCACCAGACCGAGTGGCCAGAGCTGAAGGTGTACTTCACCTCGGTCACCGATCACTGGGCGACCATGACCCTGTCCGGCCCCAACAGCCGCAAGCTGCTGGCGGAAGTGACTGACATCGACCTGAGCAAGGAAGCCTTCCCGTTCATGGCTTGGAAGGAGGGTCTGGTTGGCGGCGTGCCGGCGCGGGTGTTCCGCATCTCCTTCACCGGCGAGTTGAGCTACGAGGTTAACGTCCAGGCCGACTACGCCATGGGCGTAATGGAGAAGATCGTCGAGGCTGGCAAGAAGTACAACCTGACCCCTTACGGCACCGAGACCATGCACGTGCTGCGGGCTGAGAAGGGCTTCATCATCATCGGTCAGGACACTGACGGCTCGGTGACCCCGGATGACCTGAATATGGGTTGGTGTGTGGGGCGGACCAAGCCATTCTCTTGGATCGGCTGGCGCGGGATGAACCGCCAGGACTGCGTGCGTGAGGATCGCAAGCAACTGGTCGGCCTCAAACCGCTGAACCCGGACAAGGTGTTGCCGGAAGGTGCGCAGCTGGTCTTCGATGCGAAACAACCGGTGCCGATGAGCATGGTTGGTCACGTCACCTCCAGCTACTTCAGCACCTGTATGGGCCACAGCTTTGCCATGGCCCTGGTCAAGGGCGGCCTTACACGCATGGGCGAGCGGGTTTTCGCACCGCTGGCGGATGGCAGCATGATCGAGGCCGAAATCGTCAGTGCGGTGTTCCTCGATCCGAAAGGCGAGCGGCAGAACATCTGA
- the soxG gene encoding sarcosine oxidase subunit gamma family protein, with product MTAINVYKQRPDSGHAESPLFHASLNELSRKGPLNKSGSAGVTLREKKLLGHLTLRGEASDAAFAGAVHKVTGLELPGALALVSRDDTSLQWLGPDEWLLIVPGGTEFAIEQKLREALVGQHYQVVNVSGGQTIVELSGPKVRELLMKSSSYDVHPRNFPVGKAVGTVFAKSQLVIRRTGEETWELLVRRSFADYVWLWLQDASAEYGLAVNA from the coding sequence ATGACCGCGATCAACGTCTATAAGCAACGCCCCGACAGTGGCCACGCCGAGTCGCCGCTGTTCCACGCCAGCCTCAATGAGCTGTCGCGCAAGGGCCCACTGAACAAGAGCGGCAGCGCCGGGGTGACCTTGCGCGAGAAAAAACTACTGGGTCACCTGACCCTGCGCGGCGAAGCCAGCGATGCCGCTTTCGCCGGTGCCGTGCACAAGGTCACCGGCCTGGAGCTGCCGGGCGCACTGGCCCTGGTCAGCCGTGACGACACCTCGTTGCAGTGGCTGGGCCCGGATGAGTGGTTGCTGATCGTGCCCGGCGGCACGGAGTTCGCTATCGAGCAGAAGCTGCGTGAGGCACTGGTCGGGCAGCACTACCAGGTGGTCAACGTCAGCGGTGGGCAGACCATCGTCGAGCTGAGCGGGCCGAAAGTCCGCGAACTGCTGATGAAGTCGAGCAGCTACGACGTCCATCCGCGCAATTTTCCGGTGGGCAAGGCCGTCGGCACGGTGTTCGCCAAGTCGCAACTGGTGATCCGCCGTACCGGTGAGGAAACTTGGGAATTGCTGGTGCGGCGCAGCTTCGCCGACTATGTCTGGCTGTGGCTGCAAGACGCCAGCGCCGAGTACGGCCTGGCGGTCAATGCCTGA
- the purU gene encoding formyltetrahydrofolate deformylase, translating to MSRTPDTWILTAHCPSVLGTVDAVTRFLFEQQCYVTEHHSFDDRLSSRFFIRVEFRVPAGFDEQAFRAGIDERLTPFDMHAELTPAGYRAKVVLMVSKADHCLNDLLYRQRIGQLAMDVVAVVSNHPDLEPLARWHDIPYYHFPLDPNDKPAQERKVWQVIEDTGAELVVLARYMQVLSPEICRKLDGWAINIHHSLLPGFKGAKPYHQAYQKGVKLVGATAHYINNDLDEGPIIAQDVEPVDHAHYPEDLIAKGRDIECLTLAKAIGYHLERRVFLNANRTVIL from the coding sequence ATGAGCCGCACCCCCGATACCTGGATTCTCACCGCCCACTGTCCGAGCGTACTCGGCACCGTGGATGCTGTGACGCGCTTTCTCTTTGAGCAGCAATGCTATGTAACTGAGCACCATTCGTTCGATGATCGCTTGTCTTCTCGCTTCTTCATTCGCGTGGAGTTTCGCGTGCCCGCGGGGTTTGATGAGCAAGCCTTCCGTGCCGGTATCGATGAGCGCCTGACGCCCTTCGATATGCACGCCGAGCTGACCCCAGCTGGCTATCGGGCCAAGGTGGTGCTGATGGTGTCCAAGGCGGACCATTGCCTGAACGATCTGCTCTACCGCCAGCGTATCGGCCAGTTGGCCATGGACGTGGTCGCGGTGGTGTCTAACCACCCGGATCTGGAGCCGTTGGCGCGCTGGCACGACATACCCTATTACCACTTCCCCCTGGATCCCAACGACAAGCCGGCGCAGGAGCGCAAGGTTTGGCAGGTGATCGAGGACACCGGCGCCGAACTGGTGGTGCTCGCCCGCTATATGCAGGTGCTGTCGCCGGAGATATGCCGCAAGCTGGACGGCTGGGCGATCAATATTCACCACTCGCTATTGCCAGGCTTCAAGGGCGCCAAGCCCTACCATCAGGCGTACCAGAAGGGCGTCAAGCTGGTCGGTGCCACGGCTCACTACATCAATAACGATCTGGACGAAGGGCCGATCATCGCCCAAGACGTGGAGCCGGTGGACCATGCCCATTATCCGGAAGACTTGATTGCCAAGGGCCGTGATATCGAATGCCTGACGCTGGCCAAGGCGATCGGTTACCACCTTGAGCGGCGGGTCTTTCTCAACGCCAATCGCACGGTGATTTTGTAA
- a CDS encoding YgdI/YgdR family lipoprotein → MTQRIIPALLLTLGLVALTGCASPTVITLNDGREIQTIDEPVFDEESGFYEFEQLDGKRAKVNKDQVRTVKEL, encoded by the coding sequence ATGACTCAGCGGATTATTCCAGCATTGCTGCTTACCTTGGGCCTGGTCGCGCTGACCGGTTGCGCATCGCCAACGGTAATCACGCTCAACGATGGCCGCGAAATTCAGACCATCGACGAGCCAGTATTTGACGAAGAGTCGGGCTTCTACGAGTTTGAGCAACTCGATGGTAAACGCGCCAAGGTCAACAAGGACCAAGTGCGTACCGTCAAAGAGCTGTAA